From Tripterygium wilfordii isolate XIE 37 chromosome 16, ASM1340144v1, whole genome shotgun sequence, one genomic window encodes:
- the LOC119980902 gene encoding ethylene-responsive transcription factor ERN2-like has translation MESHLESLKTPSPDPCVNKTLIIPNNEKENNLHGIVGGKKRSRRFLGVRQRPSGRWVAEIKDSNQKLRLWLGTFDRAEEAALAYDNAARLLRGRNAKTNFPCQSQNINKNIHEENCRTLEKNPRLYQLLHCALAKTLARSSASPMVINNQDVGDKVHDFDSSTVEETILCSSTASDGLYSYGSSSKVYSSVVVAPSFSASF, from the coding sequence atggaATCCCACCTGGAGAGCTTAAAAACTCCATCTCCAGATCCTTGTGtaaacaaaaccctaatcatCCCtaataatgaaaaagaaaacaacctCCATGGAATTGTTGGtggaaagaaaagaagcagaagGTTTCTTGGGGTGAGACAAAGACCATCAGGAAGATGGGTTGCTGAAATCAAAGACTCAAATCAGAAACTGAGGCTTTGGTTAGGAACCTTTGATAGAGCAGAAGAAGCTGCTCTGGCTTATGACAATGCTGCGAGGCTTCTCCGAGGTCGAAACGCGAAAACTAACTTTCCATGTCAATCacaaaacataaacaaaaacatacaTGAAGAGAATTGCAGGACATTGGAGAAGAATCCAAGGTTGTATCAGCTTCTTCATTGCGCCCTCGCGAAGACTCTCGCGAGATCATCTGCATCTCCAATGGTGATCAATAATCAAGATGTGGGGGATAAAGTTCATGATTTTGACAGTAGTACTGTTGAAGAAACTATACTTTGTTCTTCTACAGCCTCAGATGGGCTTTATTCATATGGTAGCAGCTCAAAGGTTTATTCTTCTGTTGTTGTTGCTCCTTCTTTTAGTGCTTCTTTTTAA
- the LOC119981401 gene encoding protein MIZU-KUSSEI 1-like translates to MATSSQYSSSSSKRHFHWTNKVGSDDEVPTFKSEEKKEEHPKSNLSMQTPKKRLPALAVSRLRLALAALGRNRSQSLSLGSRVVGTLFGNRRGHVHFAFQKEPNSPPAFLIELATPISGLVKEMASGLVRIALECDKAEIKEEEKNNKAAVRLLEEPMWRTYCNGKKSGFATRRECGPKELKILKAVEPISMGAGVLPAAGDHEADDGEVMYMRAKFERIVGSRDSEAFYMMNPDSNGTPELSIYLLRV, encoded by the coding sequence ATGGCTACATCCTCTCAgtactcttcttcttcctctaagAGACACTTCCACTGGACCAACAAGGTTGGCTCTGATGATGAGGTTCCAACCTTCAAGTCCgaggagaaaaaggaggagCATCCCAAGAGCAATCTTTCAATGCAAACTCCAAAGAAGAGACTGCCTGCTCTTGCAGTTTCTCGGCTCCGGCTGGCTCTTGCTGCGCTTGGTAGGAATCGGTCACAGTCACTCAGTCTCGGATCTAGAGTCGTTGGTACCCTATTCGGGAACCGCCGCGGCCATGTTCACTTTGCCTTTCAGAAGGAACCCAATTCACCACCAGCTTTTCTTATTGAGCTAGCAACACCAATCAGTGGCTTGGTTAAGGAAATGGCATCAGGGTTAGTGAGAATTGCATTGGAGTGTGACAAAGCAGagatcaaggaagaagaaaagaacaacaAGGCAGCAGTGAGATTGCTAGAAGAGCCAATGTGGAGGACTTACTGCAATGGCAAGAAATCTGGGTTTGCTACAAGGAGGGAATGTGGACCAAAGGAGTTGAAGATTTTGAAAGCTGTGGAGCCAATTTCAATGGGAGCAGGTGTTTTGCCTGCCGCTGGGGATCATGAAGCTGATGATGGTGAGGTTATGTACATGAGAGCTAAGTTTGAAAGAATTGTTGGGTCTAGAGATTCTGAAGCTTTTTACATGATGAATCCTGATAGCAATGGAACTCCTGAACTTAGTATCTACTTGCTTAGAGTTTGA
- the LOC119980509 gene encoding protein Dr1 homolog isoform X1: MEPVDIVGKSKEDASLPKATMTKIIKEMLPPDVRVARDAQDLLIECCVEFINLVSSESNEVCSREDKRTIAPEHVLKALEVLGFGEYIEEVYAAYEQHKLEIMQDSLRGGGKWSNGNEMTEEEAAAEQQRMFAEARARMNGGATTPKQPETDPSLES, translated from the exons ATGGAACCCGTGGATATTGTTGGCAAGTCAAAAGAGGACGCTTCACTTCCTAAAG CAACTATGACCAAAATTATTAAAGAGATGTTACCCCCAGACGTTCGTGTTGCAAGAGATGCTCAAGACCTTTTGATTGAGTGTTGTGTAG AGTTCATAAATCTTGTATCGTCGGAGTCCAACGAAGTTTGTAGCAGAGAGGACAAAAGGACAATCGCACCTGAGCATGTGCTTAAGGCCTTAGAG GTTCTCGGGTTTGGCGAGTACATTGAGGAAGTTTATGCTGCTTACGAGCAACACAAGCTTGAGATAATG CAGGATTCATTAAGGGGTGGCGGCAAGTGGAGCAATGGAAACGAAATGACGGAGGAAGAAGCCGCGGCTGAGCAGCAAAGGATGTTTGCTGAGGCACGTGCCCGAATGAATGGTGGAGCCACCACTCCCAAGCAACCGGAAACTGACCCAAGTTTAGAGAGCTAA
- the LOC119980903 gene encoding probable calcium-binding protein CML15, with product MPSMSMETLEVDQVNQLREVFARFDMDSDGSLTILELAALLRSLGLKPSGDQIHVLLANMDSNGNGTVEFDELVSLILPDMKADILMNQEQLLEVFRSFDRDGNGYISAAELAGSMAKMGQPLTYRELREMIKEADTDGDGAISFNEFASVMAKSASEFLGLALC from the coding sequence ATGCCGAGCATGAGTATGGAAACATTAGAGGTTGATCAAGTCAATCAATTAAGAGAAGTTTTTGCCCGATTCGACATGGATTCCGACGGGAGCCTGACAATTCTTGAGCTTGCAGCACTGTTAAGATCACTAGGACTAAAGCCATCAGGAGACCAAATCCATGTCTTGTTAGCAAACATGGACTCCAATGGCAATGGAACAGTAGAATTTGATGAATTGGTTAGTCTCATATTGCCTGACATGAAGGCCGACATATTGATGAATCAAGAACAACTCCTGGAGGTATTTCGATCGTTCGATCGAGACGGGAATGGGTACATTAGTGCGGCAGAGCTGGCAGGGTCTATGGCCAAGATGGGTCAGCCATTGACATATAGAGAGCTAAGAGAGATGATCAAAGAGGCTGATACTGATGGGGATGGTGCCATTAGCTTCAATGAATTTGCTTCTGTAATGGCTAAGTCGGCCTCAGAGTTTCTAGGGCTGGCTTTGTGCTGA
- the LOC119980692 gene encoding uncharacterized protein LOC119980692 — protein sequence MATPTSLLLPDQQQQQAGEIGSNSEAVLPGSSSGSSGSIGSFFAVMSVLVVLAIVSCVVGRMCREGKIEYSMSRLDSIRYRGCFGWVRRKWRRCVDGHGHDVEVGAKVVDFGGKGKNVQAKDDEVEFPRD from the coding sequence ATGGCAACACCAACATCATTATTGTTGCCAGACCAGCAGCAACAACAGGCAGGAGAAATAGGGAGTAATTCGGAAGCCGTACTACCGGGAAGTTCTTCGGGTTCTTCAGGGTCAATTGGATCGTTCTTTGCAGTTATGTCGGTGTTAGTGGTTCTTGCAATAGTTTCATGTGTTGTTGGAAGAATGTGTAGAGAAGGTAAAATAGAGTATTCCATGTCTCGATTGGATAGTATAAGATATAGAGGGTGTTTTGGGTGGGTGAGGAGGAAATGGAGAAGGTGTGTGGATGGTCATGGTCATGATGTTGAAGTTGGAGCAAAAGTGGTGGATTTTGGTGGAAAAGGGAAGAATGTTCAGGCTAAAGATGATGAGGTTGAGTTTCCTAGAGATTGA
- the LOC119980509 gene encoding protein Dr1 homolog isoform X2, with the protein MEPVDIVGKSKEDASLPKATMTKIIKEMLPPDVRVARDAQDLLIECCVEFINLVSSESNEVCSREDKRTIAPEHVLKALEVLGFGEYIEEVYAAYEQHKLEIMDSLRGGGKWSNGNEMTEEEAAAEQQRMFAEARARMNGGATTPKQPETDPSLES; encoded by the exons ATGGAACCCGTGGATATTGTTGGCAAGTCAAAAGAGGACGCTTCACTTCCTAAAG CAACTATGACCAAAATTATTAAAGAGATGTTACCCCCAGACGTTCGTGTTGCAAGAGATGCTCAAGACCTTTTGATTGAGTGTTGTGTAG AGTTCATAAATCTTGTATCGTCGGAGTCCAACGAAGTTTGTAGCAGAGAGGACAAAAGGACAATCGCACCTGAGCATGTGCTTAAGGCCTTAGAG GTTCTCGGGTTTGGCGAGTACATTGAGGAAGTTTATGCTGCTTACGAGCAACACAAGCTTGAGATAATG GATTCATTAAGGGGTGGCGGCAAGTGGAGCAATGGAAACGAAATGACGGAGGAAGAAGCCGCGGCTGAGCAGCAAAGGATGTTTGCTGAGGCACGTGCCCGAATGAATGGTGGAGCCACCACTCCCAAGCAACCGGAAACTGACCCAAGTTTAGAGAGCTAA